The following are encoded in a window of Pseudomonas sp. St316 genomic DNA:
- a CDS encoding GntR family transcriptional regulator, with product MTQKPKPLSTIQVNGPIPADQARSIIEESLREAILDGRLPCGTALRQQELADLFGVSRMPVREALRQLEAQSLLNVVQHKGAVVAPLITNNAVETYALRSVLESFALRLSIPLLDDNDLALAAQYIEQLETETEHAEIGKLNRLFHMSLYYKAPNSKLLDLIERELNEEERFLRFHLSSMGLGKLSQDDHRALLDAARAKDIDKAIVLLELHLEKASATMRRYLEQPSNL from the coding sequence GTGACACAGAAGCCCAAACCACTCAGCACTATCCAGGTCAACGGACCCATCCCGGCTGACCAGGCACGCTCGATCATCGAAGAGTCTCTGCGCGAGGCCATCCTCGATGGGCGCCTGCCTTGCGGCACCGCCCTGCGCCAACAGGAACTGGCCGACCTGTTCGGCGTGAGCCGCATGCCGGTGCGCGAGGCATTGCGCCAGCTCGAGGCGCAGTCGCTGCTCAATGTGGTTCAGCACAAGGGCGCCGTGGTGGCGCCATTGATCACCAACAATGCGGTAGAAACCTACGCCCTGCGGTCGGTCCTCGAATCGTTCGCCCTACGCCTGTCTATCCCGCTGCTCGATGACAACGACCTGGCACTGGCCGCCCAGTACATCGAACAGCTGGAAACGGAAACCGAACACGCCGAGATCGGCAAGCTCAACCGGCTGTTCCACATGTCGCTTTATTACAAGGCACCCAACAGCAAGCTGCTGGACCTGATCGAGCGCGAGCTCAATGAAGAAGAGCGCTTCCTGCGCTTTCATCTGTCATCCATGGGGCTGGGCAAGTTGAGCCAGGACGATCATCGCGCGCTGCTCGACGCCGCGCGTGCCAAGGACATCGATAAGGCCATCGTATTGCTGGAGCTGCACCTGGAAAAAGCCTCTGCCACCATGCGCCGGTACCTGGAACAGCCGTCGAATCTTTGA
- the lapG gene encoding cysteine protease LapG yields MAAPFPVLRSLRWLCSALLLAGLMLGGLQADWDFAQISRRAQALYGPLGEGQQRIDAWQQLLATQKQIPELEQLKVVNLFFNKQVRYVEDIDLWREVDYWETPIQALWKGAGDCEDYAIAKYFSLRHLGVSSDKLRITYVKALRQNRAHMVLTYYATPEAMPLVLDSLIDGILPASQRTDLLPVYSFNAEGLWLPGAKGNKKVGDTKRLSRWQDVLKKMQAEGFPVETTN; encoded by the coding sequence TTGGCTGCACCTTTCCCTGTTCTCAGGTCCTTGCGCTGGCTGTGTTCGGCATTGTTGCTGGCCGGCCTGATGCTGGGTGGCTTGCAGGCTGACTGGGACTTTGCGCAGATCAGCCGACGGGCGCAAGCCTTATATGGGCCCTTGGGCGAAGGTCAGCAACGGATCGACGCATGGCAGCAACTGTTGGCGACCCAGAAACAGATCCCGGAACTGGAACAGCTCAAGGTGGTGAACCTGTTTTTCAACAAACAGGTGCGCTACGTGGAAGACATCGACCTGTGGCGCGAGGTCGACTACTGGGAGACCCCGATCCAGGCCCTGTGGAAGGGCGCTGGCGATTGTGAAGACTACGCCATCGCCAAGTATTTCAGCCTGCGTCATCTCGGGGTGTCCAGTGACAAGCTGCGCATCACCTACGTCAAGGCCTTGCGGCAGAACCGTGCGCACATGGTGCTCACCTATTACGCCACGCCCGAGGCGATGCCGCTGGTACTCGACAGCCTGATCGACGGCATCCTGCCGGCCAGCCAGCGAACCGACTTGCTCCCGGTCTACTCTTTCAATGCCGAAGGGCTGTGGCTGCCGGGTGCCAAGGGCAACAAGAAAGTGGGTGACACCAAGCGCCTGTCCCGGTGGCAGGATGTGTTGAAGAAAATGCAGGCCGAAGGTTTTCCGGTCGAGACGACTAACTAG
- the lapD gene encoding cyclic di-GMP receptor LapD: MSLFKQLLIAICLFLVVAFSGSFMVSLESSRTQYVNQLRSHAQDAATALALSLTPNIDDPAMVELMVSSIFDSGYYASIRVVDVATDKTLVERTGTPDAGSVPQWFVKLIGLEPAGGDAIVSRGWEQAARVEVVSHPMFALAKLWQSALGSLGWLLLCGAVSAVLGALLLRRQLKPLDYMVHQSHAIARREFLSLPELPRTPELRRVVQAMNQMVEKLKALFQEQAERSEKLRVESYQDNLTGLANRRYFEMQLNARVSNPEQASSGYLLLLRVKDLAGLNQRLGGQRTDQLLQAVGEQLLRECARYPETHNLVTRIRGGEFAVLAPGLVREEALQLAQNLEAALASLHATGATDVASVASIGLAPFVHGDSPQAVLQLGDQALAQAESQGEPGWACLDHSASASVGDDHHAWHTLLDQALNHQRFELYFQPVVAAQDTQVVLHYKVLSRLLDEQGQTIPAGRFLPWLERFGWTARLDRLMLEQVLKQMAGHEQSLALNLSSATLGDPQALNKIFEILRAHSNLGSRLTLEIGEEQLPEQVVLEQLTRQLRELGFSLSLQRFGGRFSMIGNLSRLGLAYLKIDGSYIRAIDQESDKRLFIEAIQRAAHSIDLPLIAERVETEGELAVIREMGLFGVQGQLVGEPRRWG, translated from the coding sequence ATGTCCTTGTTCAAACAGCTGTTGATCGCTATCTGTCTGTTCCTGGTGGTTGCCTTCAGCGGCAGCTTCATGGTCAGCCTCGAGAGCTCGCGGACCCAGTACGTCAACCAGTTGCGCTCCCACGCCCAGGACGCAGCCACGGCGCTGGCGCTGTCGTTGACGCCGAACATCGACGACCCGGCGATGGTGGAACTGATGGTCAGCTCGATCTTCGACAGCGGCTACTACGCCAGCATCCGTGTGGTCGACGTGGCCACCGACAAGACCCTCGTCGAGCGCACCGGCACGCCGGACGCCGGCAGCGTGCCGCAATGGTTCGTCAAGCTGATCGGCCTGGAACCGGCCGGTGGCGATGCTATCGTCAGCCGCGGCTGGGAGCAGGCGGCGCGGGTCGAAGTGGTCAGCCATCCGATGTTCGCCCTCGCCAAGCTGTGGCAGAGCGCGTTGGGCAGCCTGGGTTGGTTGTTGCTGTGTGGCGCCGTGAGCGCGGTGCTGGGGGCCTTGCTGCTGCGTCGCCAGCTCAAGCCACTGGACTACATGGTGCATCAGTCCCATGCCATCGCCCGTCGCGAGTTCCTGAGCCTGCCGGAGCTGCCGCGCACGCCAGAACTGCGCCGGGTGGTGCAGGCGATGAACCAGATGGTCGAGAAACTCAAGGCGCTGTTTCAGGAGCAGGCCGAGCGTAGCGAGAAACTGCGGGTCGAGTCCTACCAGGACAACCTCACGGGCCTGGCCAACCGGCGCTACTTCGAAATGCAGCTCAATGCCCGAGTGAGTAACCCGGAGCAGGCCAGCTCCGGTTATCTGCTGTTGTTGCGGGTCAAGGACCTGGCCGGTTTGAACCAGCGCTTGGGTGGGCAGCGCACTGACCAGTTGCTCCAGGCGGTTGGCGAGCAATTGCTGCGTGAATGCGCGCGGTATCCGGAAACCCATAATCTGGTCACGCGCATTCGCGGCGGGGAATTCGCGGTGCTGGCACCTGGGCTGGTGCGCGAGGAAGCGCTGCAACTGGCGCAGAACCTCGAAGCCGCGTTGGCGAGCTTGCACGCCACCGGCGCGACGGATGTGGCGTCGGTGGCTTCCATTGGGCTGGCGCCATTCGTCCACGGCGACTCGCCGCAAGCGGTGCTCCAGCTCGGCGACCAGGCCCTGGCCCAGGCCGAAAGCCAGGGCGAACCGGGTTGGGCCTGCCTGGACCACAGTGCATCGGCCAGCGTCGGCGACGATCACCATGCCTGGCACACGCTGCTTGACCAGGCCTTGAATCATCAGCGTTTCGAGCTGTACTTCCAGCCGGTGGTGGCCGCCCAGGACACCCAAGTGGTGCTGCACTACAAAGTGCTGTCGCGGCTGCTCGACGAGCAGGGCCAGACGATCCCCGCCGGGCGTTTCCTGCCCTGGCTGGAGCGCTTCGGCTGGACCGCGCGCCTGGATCGCTTGATGCTCGAACAGGTGCTCAAGCAAATGGCCGGGCATGAGCAATCCCTGGCGTTGAACCTGTCTTCCGCCACCCTGGGTGACCCGCAGGCGTTGAACAAGATCTTTGAAATCCTGCGGGCGCATTCCAACCTTGGGTCGCGCTTGACCCTGGAGATTGGTGAGGAGCAATTGCCTGAGCAAGTGGTGCTGGAACAACTGACCCGGCAGTTGCGCGAGCTGGGGTTCTCGTTGAGCCTGCAGCGTTTTGGTGGGCGGTTCAGCATGATTGGCAACTTGTCGCGGTTGGGGTTGGCTTATTTGAAGATCGATGGCAGCTACATTCGTGCGATTGATCAGGAAAGTGACAAGCGCTTGTTTATCGAGGCGATCCAGCGGGCTGCTCACAGTATCGACCTGCCGTTGATTGCCGAGCGGGTTGAGACGGAGGGGGAGTTGGCGGTGATTCGGGAGATGGGGTTGTTTGGGGTTCAGGGGCAGTTGGTTGGGGAGCCTCGGCGGTGGGGGTGA